Proteins from a genomic interval of Cupriavidus sp. WKF15:
- a CDS encoding SDR family oxidoreductase, with translation MSKLVDKVAIVSGSGRGIGREIALKLASEGAAVVINDLDAEPAQAVVQEIVAAGGKAVACVGSVTEADFGTRFVGTALQTFGRLDIIVNNAGYTWDNVIQKMTDEQWSAIMDVHVTAPFRILRAAADYFREAAKKEAEAGQEVFRKVVNISSVSGVMGNAGQANYSAGKAAINGLTKALAKEWGRYKVNVNSVAFGLIKTRLTEATAGADNTSTLNIGGNEIKVGVNPQLMKNIEAMIPLGRGGTPAEAAGSVYLLCIPESNYITGQVLICGGGRP, from the coding sequence ATGAGCAAGCTTGTCGACAAGGTCGCAATCGTTTCGGGTTCGGGCCGCGGTATCGGCCGCGAGATCGCGCTGAAGCTCGCCAGCGAAGGCGCGGCCGTGGTCATCAACGACCTCGACGCCGAGCCGGCGCAGGCCGTGGTGCAGGAAATCGTCGCCGCCGGCGGCAAGGCAGTGGCGTGCGTGGGCAGCGTCACCGAAGCCGACTTCGGCACCCGCTTCGTGGGTACCGCGCTGCAGACCTTCGGGCGGCTGGACATCATCGTCAACAATGCCGGCTATACGTGGGACAACGTGATCCAGAAGATGACCGACGAGCAATGGTCGGCCATCATGGACGTGCACGTTACCGCGCCGTTCCGCATCCTGCGCGCGGCCGCCGACTACTTCCGCGAAGCCGCGAAGAAGGAAGCCGAGGCCGGCCAGGAAGTGTTCCGCAAGGTGGTCAATATCTCGTCGGTCTCGGGCGTGATGGGCAACGCCGGCCAGGCCAACTACTCGGCCGGCAAGGCCGCCATCAACGGCCTGACCAAGGCGCTCGCCAAGGAGTGGGGCCGCTACAAGGTCAACGTCAACAGCGTGGCCTTCGGCCTGATCAAGACCCGCCTCACCGAGGCCACCGCCGGGGCGGACAATACCTCGACGCTGAACATCGGCGGCAACGAGATCAAGGTCGGCGTGAATCCGCAGCTGATGAAGAATATCGAAGCCATGATCCCGCTGGGCCGCGGCGGCACCCCGGCCGAAGCGGCTGGCTCCGTGTACCTGCTGTGCATTCCGGAATCCAACTACATCACCGGCCAGGTGCTGATCTGCGGCGGCGGCCGTCCCTGA
- a CDS encoding MaoC family dehydratase translates to MQTLRFDEIAVGTELPSFTAPPLSRLTLALYAGASGDHNPIHVDIDFARQAGMPDVFAHGMLSMAYLGRLLTNWVPQEAIRSFSVRFAAITHVGDEIACTGKVVEKDDATRTVRVALQTRNQAGETKLSGEALIALAA, encoded by the coding sequence ATGCAGACCCTCCGGTTTGATGAGATCGCGGTCGGCACGGAGCTGCCGTCCTTCACCGCGCCGCCGCTGAGCCGGCTCACGCTGGCGCTGTATGCGGGCGCCTCGGGCGACCACAACCCCATCCACGTCGATATCGACTTCGCGCGGCAGGCCGGCATGCCCGACGTGTTCGCGCACGGCATGCTGTCGATGGCCTACCTCGGCCGCCTGCTGACCAACTGGGTGCCGCAGGAGGCCATCCGCAGCTTCTCGGTGCGCTTTGCCGCCATCACGCATGTCGGCGATGAAATCGCCTGCACCGGCAAGGTAGTGGAGAAGGACGACGCCACGCGCACCGTGCGTGTGGCACTGCAGACCCGCAACCAGGCGGGCGAAACCAAGCTGTCGGGCGAGGCACTGATCGCCCTGGCTGCCTGA
- a CDS encoding MaoC family dehydratase N-terminal domain-containing protein, translated as MIDKMHIGAVISRHSVDVEAGRLRFFARATGQTDARYIDLAAAEAAGYPGLPVPPTFLFCLEMESPNPRAMIERLNIDIGKVLHGQQHFEYRRMAYAGERLTFETRVADIYDKKGGALEFVVRETRVTDAKGEPVADLRSTIVVRNS; from the coding sequence ATGATTGACAAGATGCATATCGGCGCAGTGATCTCGCGCCACTCCGTCGACGTGGAGGCCGGGCGCCTGCGTTTCTTCGCCAGGGCGACGGGGCAGACCGACGCGCGCTACATCGACCTCGCCGCAGCCGAGGCCGCGGGCTATCCGGGCCTGCCGGTGCCGCCGACGTTCCTGTTCTGCCTGGAGATGGAGTCGCCCAATCCGCGCGCGATGATCGAGCGGCTGAACATCGACATCGGCAAGGTCCTGCATGGCCAGCAGCATTTCGAGTATCGCCGCATGGCCTATGCGGGCGAGCGCCTGACCTTCGAGACCCGCGTGGCCGACATCTACGACAAGAAGGGCGGCGCGCTGGAGTTCGTGGTGCGCGAAACCCGCGTGACCGATGCCAAGGGCGAACCGGTCGCCGACCTGCGCAGCACCATCGTCGTGCGCAACAGCTAA
- a CDS encoding lipid-transfer protein has translation MSNKVVVAGVGMIPFTKPGASDDYGVMGANAAKAALADAGIDYALVEQAYVGYVFGDSTSGQAAIYGVGLTGIPVINVNNNCATGSTALFLARQAVESGAIECAIAVGFEQMVPGALKGAYTDRPGPMERFAKTMAQVQGFDEQAPRAAQFFGGAGRAYMKEYGIRPDTFARISVKARQHAARNPFAVFRNTVTLEEVMAAPTVFDPLTRLQCCPPTCGAAAAILCSEAFARKHGLDARARIAAQAMTTDRNSTFDEGDMRKVVGYDMTAAAAAAVYEKAGVAPTDIDVVELHDCFTANELITYEGLGLTPVGTAEKFIVDGDNTYGGRVVTNPSGGLLSKGHPLGATGLAQCAELVWQLRGKAGDRQVDGARLALQHNLGLGGACVVTLYERQQ, from the coding sequence ATGAGCAACAAAGTGGTAGTAGCCGGCGTCGGCATGATTCCCTTCACCAAGCCGGGCGCCAGCGATGACTATGGCGTGATGGGCGCCAACGCCGCCAAGGCCGCGCTGGCCGACGCCGGCATCGACTACGCGCTGGTCGAGCAGGCCTATGTGGGCTACGTGTTCGGCGACTCCACGTCCGGCCAGGCAGCCATCTACGGCGTCGGCCTGACGGGTATCCCGGTCATCAACGTCAACAACAATTGCGCCACCGGCTCGACCGCGCTGTTCCTGGCACGCCAGGCGGTGGAAAGCGGCGCGATCGAATGCGCGATCGCGGTCGGCTTCGAGCAGATGGTGCCGGGCGCGCTCAAGGGCGCCTATACCGACCGTCCGGGTCCGATGGAGCGTTTCGCGAAGACCATGGCGCAGGTCCAGGGCTTCGACGAGCAGGCGCCGCGCGCGGCCCAGTTCTTCGGCGGTGCGGGCCGCGCGTACATGAAGGAATACGGCATCCGCCCCGACACCTTCGCGCGCATTTCGGTCAAGGCCCGCCAGCATGCCGCGCGCAATCCGTTCGCGGTGTTCCGCAACACCGTGACGCTGGAAGAGGTGATGGCGGCGCCGACCGTGTTCGATCCGCTCACGCGCCTGCAGTGCTGTCCGCCGACCTGCGGCGCGGCCGCCGCGATCCTGTGCTCGGAGGCGTTCGCGCGCAAGCATGGCCTGGACGCCCGCGCGAGGATCGCCGCGCAGGCCATGACCACGGACCGCAACAGCACCTTCGACGAAGGCGACATGCGCAAGGTGGTGGGCTACGACATGACCGCCGCCGCCGCGGCTGCCGTGTACGAGAAGGCCGGCGTGGCGCCGACCGACATCGACGTGGTCGAACTGCACGACTGCTTCACGGCCAACGAGCTGATCACCTATGAAGGCCTTGGCCTGACGCCGGTCGGCACCGCCGAGAAGTTCATCGTCGACGGCGACAACACCTACGGCGGCCGCGTGGTCACCAATCCGTCCGGCGGCCTGCTGTCCAAGGGCCATCCGCTCGGCGCCACCGGTCTCGCGCAATGCGCCGAACTGGTCTGGCAACTGCGCGGCAAGGCCGGCGACCGCCAGGTCGACGGCGCGCGCCTGGCGCTGCAGCACAACCTGGGCCTCGGCGGCGCCTGCGTGGTGACGCTATACGAACGCCAGCAGTAA
- a CDS encoding long-chain-fatty-acid--CoA ligase, which yields MYLTQGLHRCLQQTPDRTATVFRTRRQTFRQLGDRVARLAGALRQLGMAEGDRVSMLALNSDRYIEYMLSVWWGGGVLNPVNTRWSVPEIVYSLDDCDTGILIVDDHFLPLVAGIVAGASRKPLLIHAGDGPAPDGMLSYEQLVADAAPVDDALRGGDDLAAIMYTGGTTGKPKGVMQSHMNLWSSAISRMAQYPCPEDTITLHACPLFHTAAMAKAVTLFIAGATHALIPAFDAREVLETMVSEKVNEILLVPTMLQAVLSHPDFASHDLSGLQRINYGASPISAGLLDAALAALPQVQFYHAYGLTEAAPVVSVNPPANHGPEGRASGLYRSAGRPGFGVTVKIVDEQGIEVPRNSVGEIVVRGPNVMQGYWNKPAETAETLRGGWLHTGDGAYMDENGYLFIVDRLKDMIVSGGENVYSAEVENVLSRHPAVASCAVIGVPDARWGEAVHAVVVLKPGAQADEAALREHCRQFIAGYKCPKSIEFRGEMPLSAAGKILKRDLRAPYWQDNARQVN from the coding sequence ATGTACCTGACCCAGGGGCTGCACCGCTGCCTGCAGCAAACGCCCGATCGCACCGCCACCGTTTTCCGTACCCGCCGCCAGACCTTCCGCCAGCTTGGCGACCGCGTCGCGCGCCTGGCCGGCGCCCTGCGCCAGCTCGGCATGGCCGAAGGGGACCGCGTCAGCATGCTGGCGCTGAACTCCGACCGCTACATCGAATACATGCTGTCCGTCTGGTGGGGCGGCGGCGTGCTCAATCCCGTCAATACCCGCTGGAGCGTGCCGGAGATCGTCTACTCGCTGGACGACTGCGACACCGGCATCCTGATCGTCGACGACCACTTCCTGCCCCTGGTGGCGGGCATTGTGGCCGGCGCCAGCCGCAAGCCGCTGCTGATCCACGCCGGCGACGGCCCGGCGCCGGACGGCATGCTGTCGTACGAGCAACTGGTGGCCGATGCCGCGCCGGTCGATGACGCGCTGCGCGGCGGCGACGACCTTGCCGCCATCATGTACACCGGCGGTACCACGGGCAAGCCCAAGGGCGTGATGCAGTCGCACATGAACCTGTGGTCATCGGCGATCTCGCGCATGGCCCAGTACCCGTGCCCCGAAGACACCATCACCCTCCACGCCTGCCCGCTGTTCCATACCGCCGCCATGGCCAAGGCCGTGACGCTGTTCATCGCCGGCGCCACGCACGCGCTGATCCCGGCCTTCGATGCCAGGGAAGTGCTGGAGACCATGGTGAGCGAGAAGGTCAACGAGATCCTGCTGGTGCCGACCATGCTGCAGGCAGTGTTGTCCCATCCCGACTTCGCGAGCCATGACCTGAGCGGCCTGCAGCGCATCAACTACGGCGCCTCGCCGATCAGCGCCGGCCTGCTCGACGCGGCGCTGGCCGCGCTGCCGCAGGTGCAGTTCTATCACGCCTACGGCCTGACCGAGGCTGCCCCGGTGGTCTCCGTGAATCCGCCGGCCAACCATGGCCCGGAAGGCCGCGCCAGCGGCCTGTACCGCTCGGCCGGCCGCCCCGGCTTCGGCGTCACCGTGAAGATCGTCGACGAGCAGGGGATTGAAGTCCCGCGCAATTCGGTGGGCGAGATCGTGGTGCGCGGCCCCAATGTCATGCAGGGCTACTGGAACAAGCCCGCCGAAACAGCCGAGACCTTGCGCGGCGGCTGGCTGCACACCGGCGACGGCGCCTACATGGATGAAAACGGCTACCTGTTCATCGTCGACCGCCTCAAGGACATGATCGTCAGCGGGGGCGAGAACGTCTATTCGGCGGAAGTCGAGAACGTGCTCTCGCGCCATCCGGCGGTGGCGTCGTGCGCCGTGATCGGCGTGCCCGATGCGCGCTGGGGCGAAGCCGTGCACGCCGTGGTCGTGCTCAAGCCCGGCGCGCAGGCGGACGAAGCCGCGCTGCGCGAGCACTGCCGCCAGTTCATCGCCGGCTACAAGTGCCCGAAGAGCATCGAGTTCCGTGGCGAGATGCCGCTGTCCGCGGCCGGCAAGATCCTCAAGCGCGACCTGCGCGCTCCCTACTGGCAAGACAACGCCCGGCAGGTCAACTGA